The Mycobacteriales bacterium DNA segment TTCCCGCCAGCAGTGGCGCGACGGCGGCCACGCCGGAGTAGTCGCCGGTCAGCCGGCTGCGACCGCGGGCGATGAGGAAGCCGACGACGAGGAACAGCGCGCCGGTCGACAGGCCGTGGTTGACCATGTAGAGCACCGCGCCGGTCTGCGCCTGGCTGGTGAAGGCGAAGATACCCAGGCCGATGAAGCCGAAGTGCGCGATGGAGGTGTAGGACACCAGCCGCTTGAGGTCCTTCTGGCCCATCGCCAGCAGCGCGCCGTAGAGGATTCCGATGACGCACAGGACGACGATGTACGGGCCGAGGATGCGGCTGGCCTCGGGGAACAGCGGCAGGCAGTAGCGCAGGAACCCGAAGGTGCCGACCTTGTCGAGGATGCCGACCAGCAGCACCGCTCCACCGACCGGCGCCTCGGCACCCGCGTCGGGCAGCCAGGTGTGGAACGGGAACAGCGGGGCCTTGATGGCGAAGGCGATGAAGAAGCCGCTGAACAGCGCGATCTCCACCCCGGTGCTCATCTGCAGCCCGACCAGCTGCTCGAAGGCGAAGGTGCCCTGGCCGTCCGGGTCGTTGCCGGCCGAGACGACGTAGAGGCCGATGACGGCTGCCAGCATGAGCAGCCCGCCGGCCAGGCTGAACAGCAGGAACTTCACCGCGGCGTACGACCGGCGCGGACCGCCGTAGCTGCCGATGATGAAGTACATCGGGATGAGCATCGCCTCGAAGAAGACGTAGAACAGGAAGACGTCGGTGGCGGCGAAGACACCGATCATCATCGTCTCGAGCACCAGCAGCAGCGCGAAGAAGGTGGGCACGCTGCGCTTGCGCGGGGGGTCGCCGGCGGGCGGCTCGGTGCCGGCCGGCGGGGCGGCGACCGGCGGGTCGAGAACCGCGGTGCCGCCCCCCGAGTGGGTGGCGGTCTCGGCCGCCCGGCCGGTGTCCGGTGAGACCGAGCGGATCGGCCCGGACGTGGTCGTGCGTGTCGCGGCGCCGGCCACGATCCCAGCCGGCTCGGGCACCGGGTCCGCCTCGTGCCAGCCGGCCAGCACCACGACCGGCACCAGCACCGCGACGAGAGCGATGAGCACCAGCGCGATCCCGTCGACGCCGAGGGCGTACTGCACACCGAAAGCGGGGATCCAGTCGTGCGCCTCGGTGAACTGGAAGCGGTCGCCCGTCGGGGCGAACGCCGCACTGATCGCGATCGTCAGAGCGAGCACGACGAGCGACGTGGCCAGCGCGACCTGCTTGGCCAGCAGGTCCCGGCCGCGTGGCAGCGCCGCGATGACCGACGCGCCGACGAGCGGCACGAGGCCGAGAATCGTCAGCCAGGGCAGGTCGCTCATGTCCCGAGCCTGGTCACGAGCAGGGCGCCGACCACGAGAGCAGCTCCTCCGAACATCGACAGGGCATAGGACCGTACGAAGCCGTTCTGCCAGCGGCGCAGCCGGCCGGAGCCACCGCCGATCCCCGCCGCCATGCCGTGCACGGCACCGTCGATGCCGCGGTTGTCCACGAACACCAGCGCGCGGGTGAGGTACTGGCCGGGGCGCATGAGCAGATTCTCGTTGAGCGCGTCGAAGTAGAGATTCCGGCGGGCCGCGACCGTCAGTGGGCTCACCGCGACGGGGGCGGTGGTCGGGACCGGCCGCCTCGCGTACTGCAGGTAGGCCACGAGCACGCCGAGCGCGCTGACGGCGGTCACGATCGCCGTCACGACAATCGGCTCCAGCACGTGCTGGACCTCCTCGCGGCCGAGGACCGGGGCCAGGAAGTCCGGCAGCGGCGTGACGTGCACCAACAGGTAGCCGCTGACGACCGAGCCGACGGCCAGGATGACCATGGGCACGGTCATCACCGCCGGCGACTCGTGCGGGTGGACGTCCTCGGTCCACCGCTTCGGGCCGAAGAACGTCATCACCATCATCCGGGTCATGTAGAAGGCGGTGACGCCGGCGATGACGATCGCGGTGCCGCCCATCAGCCAGCCGCGGACGCCGCCCTGGTCCAGCGCCGCCTCGACGATGAGGTCCTTGGAGAAGAAGCCGGCGAACAGCGGGAAGCCGATGATGGCCAGATAGCCCGCCGTCATGCAGGCGAAGGTCACCGGCATCTCCTTGCGCAGGCCGCCGAAGCGCCGCATGTCGACCTGGTCGTTCATGCCGTGCATGACCGACCCGGCCGACAGGAACATGCAGGCCTTGAAGAAGCCGTGCGTCAGCAGGTGCAGGATCGCGACGGCAGCCGCGCCGGGGATCGCGACGGCGAGGAACATGTAGCCGATCTGACTGACGGTGGAGTAGGCCAGCACCTTCTTGATGTCGTCGTAGACGCAGCCGATGACGGCTCCGATGACCAGCGTGACCACGCCGATGATGCCCACGACCAGCCGCGCGGTGTCGCTCACCTCGTAGAGCGGCAGCGAGCGGGCGATGAGGTAGACGCCGGCGGTGACCATCGTCGCCGCGTGGATGAGCGCGGAGACCGGCGTCGGGCCGGCCATGGCGTCCGGCAGCCAGGTGTGCAGCGGGAACTGGCCGGACTTGCCGGCCGCGCCGAGCAGCAGCAGCAGCCCGATCGCGGTGGCGGTGCCTGCAGCCAGCAGCTCGGCCGAGCCGAAGACGCCGCTGAACGACGTCGTGCCCAGTGCCGCGAACATCAGGAAGATCGCGATCAGCAGGCCGACGTCGCCGACCCGGTTCATGATGAACGCCTTCTTGGCGGCCGTCGCGTACTCCGGGACGTGGAACCAGAAGGAGATGAGCAGGTAGGACGCCAGGCCCACGCCCTCCCAGCCGAGGAACAGCGCCAGGTAGCTGTTGCCCAGCACCAGCACCAGCATCGCCGCGATGAACAGGTTCAGGTAGCCGAAGAACAGCCGGCGCCGCGGGTCGTGCGCCATGTAGCCGAGCGAGTAGACGTGGATGAGCAGGCCGACGCCGGTGATGAGCAGCACGAACGTCGCCGACAGCGGGTCCAGCAGCAGGCCGACGTCGATCTGCAGCTCGTTGACCGGCACCCAGGAGTACAGGTGCAGGTCGGCGGTGCGCTGCTCGAGCCCGAGCAGCGCAGCAAAGGCCATGAGCCCGTACAGGAAGGAGCCGGCGCATGCGGCGATGGCGAGGTACGGGCCCCAGTCGTTGGTACGCCGGCCGCCGAGCAGCAGGATCGCTGAACCGGCCAGCGGCAGCGCGACGAGCAGCCACAGCAGCTCGAGCGAGCCGGCCGCCGCCAGGTAGTCACCGGTCGGCAGCGGCTCGGCCAGCGCCTCGCTGGCCAGCGTGGTCTCTGCGTGCACGGCAGCGTGCAGGAGCAGGCTCACCGGATCGCTCCTCGTCGGGGCGTGCGCAGCACGGGCCGGACCTCGTCCTCTGTCGGGTGCGGCAGGTTCAGGTGCCGCGGATGGTCAGTACTTGAGCAGGTTGGCGTCGTCGACCGAGGCCGACCGTCGGCTGCGGAAGATGCTCATGATGATGGCCAGACCGACCACGACCTCAGCCGCGGCCACCACCATGACGAAGAAGGCCATCACCTGGCCGTCGAGGGTGCCGGTGGTGCGGCTGAAGGTGACCAGCGTGAGGTTGACCGAGTTGAGCATCAGCTCCACGCTCATGAACACCAGGATGGCGTTGCGGCGCAGCAGCACCCCGAGGCCACCGATGGTGAACAGCAGCGCCGCGAGGATGAGGTAGTAGGACTCGTTCACGACTGCCGAACCGTCTCGTTGGTCTCGCCGCCGGCGGTCGACTCGAGGATCGGGCTCACGCTGTCCTCGGACTGGGAGCCGTCGGGCAGCAGCGCCGGGGTGGCCGTCGAGTTGTGCCCGGCGTAGACACCGGGGCCGGGCAGCGCGAAGGGGTTGCCGCCGGCGAAACGCTGCCGGGCGAGCTCGCGCTGCGTCGTCCTCGGTGTGGCGCGCTCCTTGTGCGCGAGCACCATCGCACCCAGCGCCGCGGTGATGAGCAGCGCGCTGGTCAGCTCGAACGCGAACAGGTAGTCGGTGAACAACAGCCGGGCGATGCCGACGACGTTGCCTTCTTCGTTCGCGGCGTCGAGCCCGACTGCGGCGACGGTGCCGTCGTCGCCCACCATCGCGCTGGCCAGGGTCCCCGTCAGCAGCGCAGCGAAGCCGAGGCCCACGACGAAAGCAGCGATGCGGTGGCCGCGCAGCGTCTCGATCAGCGAGTCGCTCGAGTCGACGCCGACGAGCATGAGGACGAACAGGAACAGCATGAGGATGGCGCCGGTGTAGACGATGATCTGCACGGCCGCGAGGAACGGCGCGTCCTGCACGGCGTAGAGCCCGGCCAGGCTCAGCATCACCCCGGCCAGGAACAGCGCGGCGTGCACGGCGTTGCGCGCCAGCACCATCATCACCGCAGCGACGGTCGCGATCGGTCCGAGGATCCAGAACGTGACGGCCTCGCCGGTGCTGGTCGCGGCGAGCAGCAGCTGCGGGTCGCTCATCGCTCCGCCTGCCCGGCGCCGCCGCTGTCGTCGGGGTCCAGCCGGCCCTCGACCGACGGGTCGCCGCCGACCGGCGAGACCTTCTGGACGGCGCCGACGTAGTAGTCGGCGTCACTGTCGCCCAGCCGCATCGGGTGCGGCGGCTCCTCCATGCCCGGGAGCATCGGGGCCAGCAGCTGGGTCTTGGTGAAGATGAGGTCCTCGCGGCTGTCGTCGGCCAACTCGTACTCGTTGGTCATCGTCAGCGACCGGGTCGGGCAGGCCTCGATGCACAGCCCGCAGAAGATGCAGCGCAGGTAGTTGATCTGATAGATCGACGCGTAGCGCTCACCGGGCGAGTAGCGCGCCTCCTCGGTGTTGTCGGCGCCCTCGACGTAGATGGCGTCGGCCGGGCACGCCCAGGCGCACAGCTCGCAGCCGATGCACTTCTCCAGGCCGTCCGGGTGCCGGTTCAGCACGTGCCGGCCGTGATAGCGCGGCGCCGTCGGAGTGACCTGCTCAGGGTACTGCTCGGTGGTCACCTTCTTGAACATCTGGCTGAAGGTGAGCCCGAATCCGCGTACGGGATCAAGAATGCCGGCCATGTCAGGCCTCGCTCTCGGGGTTCTCGGGGGCGGCGCCGACACCGGACAGCGCGCTGTGCCGCAGCGACCGCGGCGTCGGCGGGACGACCAGGTCCATCGGCGGGGCCGGGTAGCCGCCCTCGGACAGGGGGGTCAGATCGGTGCCGGGACCCTCGCCCACTCCTGAGCCGGCACCGGTCAGCTGTTCGTCCGTGGAAGGAGCGGGGATCAGCCAGAAGACCGCGAGCACGACGACGAAGATCACACCGACACCGAACAGCAGCGTGCGGCGGTCGTCGATCTCGAGCGTCGCGGTGCGGATCGCCGCGACCAGCATGATCCACAACAGGCCGACCGGCACGAGCACCTTCCAGCCGAAGCGCATGAAGGTGTCGTAGCGCATCCGCGGCAGCACCCCGCGCAGCCAGATGAAGCAGAAGATGAACGCCGCGGTCTTGGACAGGAACCACACGATCGGGAAGAAGCCGGTCGAGAGGAACTCCACCTGCGAGAACGGCCAGATCGGCATCCAGCCGCCGAGGAACAGCGTCGTCGCGAGCGCCGAGACAGTGATGATGTTGATGTACTCGGCGAGGAAGAACATCGCGAACTTCAGCGAGCTGTACTCGGTGTGGAAGCCGCCGACCAGCTCGCTCTCGGCCTCGGGGAGGTCGAACGGCGCCCGGTTCGTCTCGCCCGTGATGGCGATGACGTAGATGAAGAAGCTGACCGGCAGGGTGAGCACGAACCAGCGGCTCTCCTGCGCGGCGACGATCTCGCTGGTGGACAGCGAGCCGGCGTAGAGGAAGACGGCGACCAGCGACAGCGCCATCGCGATCTCGTACGAGATCACCTGCGCGGCCGACCGAAGCCCGCCGAGCAGCGGGTAGGTCGAGCCGCTGGACCAGCCGGCGAGCACGATGCCGTAGACGCCGACGCTTGCCGCCGCCAAGACGAACAGCGCCCCGACCGGCAGGTCGGTCAGCTGCAGCGCCGTCTCGTGGCCGGCGATCGTCACCTTCGGGCCGAACGGGATGACGCTGAAGGCGAGGAAGGCGGGAATCGCGGACAGCAGCGGCGCGAGGATGTAGACCGGCTTGTCGGCCATGGCCGGGATGATGTCTTCCTTCAGCGCCAGCTTGATCCCGTCGGCCAGGCCCTGGCCGACGCCGAACGGCCCCACCCGGTTGGGGCCGGAGCGCTGCTGCATGCGGGCGACGACGCGGCGCTCGCCCCAGATGGTCAGCAGGGTCATGGTGACGAGCAGGGCGAAGACGAACAGCACCTTGGCGATCGTCAGCCAGAGGGGCTCGTTGCCGAAGCTGGTCAGGGGCAGGTGGTTGTCCCGGCCACCCTCCTGCGCGAGCCACGTCATGCGGCACCTCCTGTCCGGCCGGCCGTTGCGTCCGCGACCGACAGTCGCACGACGGCGCCCGGGACGACCGCGAGGTCGCGGCGCACGGCGGCGTCCGGCGTGCGCATCGGCACCCAGACGACCCGGTCGGGCAGGTCGGCGACCACCAGCGGGAGGGTCAGGCTGCCACGATCGGAGGAGACGGTCACCAGTTCGCCGTCGGCGGCCCCCAGATCGGCGGCCGTGCCGGCCGACAGGTGCAGCCGCGGCTTCCTGGCGGTGCCGGCCAGGAACGGCTCGCCGTCGCTCAGCGAGCCGTCGTCCAGCAGCCAGTGCCAGGACGCGAGAACCGCCTCGCCGGCCTGCGGCGACGCGACCGGCTCGGGGTCGTACGAGGGGGCCGTGGCGGTGCCGGGCGCGGCGCCGAGGCGGGCGATCTCGGCGCGCGCCGAGGCGACGTCGGGCAGCGCGATCGGCACGTCCATCTCGTCGGCGAGGACGTGCAGGACGCGGCCGTCGGGCAGCCCGCCGCTCTTGTCGAGCACCCGCTCGAACGGGCGGGCCCGGCCCTCCCAGTCGAGGTAGGTGCCGGCCTTCTCCACGGCGGCCGCCACCGGCAGCACCACGTCGGCGCGGTCGGTGACTGCCGAGCGGCGCAGCTCGAGGCTGACCAGGAACGGCACGGCGTCCAGGGCGTCGAGGGCGAGCTCCGGGTCGGGGCAGTCGGCCGGGTCGACGGCACCGACCAGCAGGGCCGAGAGTCCGCCGTCGCGGGCGGCGGTGAGGATGCCGTCGAGGCCGCGGCCGGGCGTCGCGGGCAGCTCCCCCCACACGGCGGCGACGTCGGCCGCGTCGGCACCGCCGTCAGAGGTCACGAGCCGGCCGCCGGGCAGCAGGCCGGGCAGCGTGCCGGTGTCGATCGCGCCACGCTCACCGGCCCGGCGGGGGATCCAGGCCAGCCGCGCCCCGGTGGCCGTTGCCAGCCGCGAGGCGGCGGAGAGCGCGCCGGAAGTCGCGGCCAGCCGCTCGCCGACCAGGATCACGGCGCCGGGCTCGCGCAGCGCGGCCGAGGCCTCGGCTGCAGTCGACTGACCCTCACCGTCGGTCCCACCGACAAGGCCTGTGAGCACTGCGGTTTCACCACCCGGAGCGGTCTGCAGCAGGCGCGCGGCGGTCTTGATCGAGCCGGGCGACCGGAACGGCGCGACCGTGAAGACCCGTGTCCCGGTGCTGCGGACCGCCTTGCGCAGCCGCAGGAACAGGATCGGCGACTCCTCCTCCGGCTCGAAGCCGGCGAGCAGCACCGTACGTGCCTGCTCGAGCTCTGCGTAGGTCAGCACGCCGTCCTGGCCGGCGTAGCGGCCGGCGACGTGCGCGGCGAGGAAGGCCTGCTCCTCGGCCGAGTGCGGGCGCACCCGCGAGTCGATGTCGTTGGTGCCGAGGACGACGCGGGCGAACTTCGCGTACGCGTACGCGTCCTCGACGGTGAGCCGGCCACCCGGCAGCACACCCACGCCGTTCTCGGCGCGCGCGAGACGCAGCCCCTCGGCGGCCCGGTCGAGCGCCTCGGTCCACGACGCCGGGCGGAGCTGGCCGGTCCCGTAGTCGCGCACCAGCGGCGAGGCGAGGCGGTCACCCTGCTGGGCGTAGGTGAACGCCCAGCGGCCCTTGTCGCAGTTCCACTCCTCGTTGACCGCGGGGTCGTCGCCGGCCAGCCGGCGGAGCACCTTGCCGCGCCGGTGGTCGGTGCGCAGCGCGCAGCCCGAGGCGCAGTGCTCGCACACCATCGGCGTGGAGACCAGGTCGAACGGCCGCGCACGGAAGCGGTAGGCCGCGCCGGTCAGCGCACCGACCGGGCAGATCTGCACCGTGTTGCCGGAGAAGTAGCTCTCGAACGGCTGGTCGGAGTAGATCGCGACCTGCTGCAGCGCACCCCGCTCGAACATCTCGATGAACGGGTCGCCGGCCACCTGCTGGGAGAAGCGGGTGCAGCGGGCGCAGAGCACGCAGCGCTCGCGGTCGAGCAGCACCTGGCTGCTGATCGCGATCGGCTTGGGAAAGGTCCGCTTGACGTCGTGGAAGCGCGACTCGGCGTTGCCGTTGCTCATCGTCTGGTTCTGCAGCGGGCACTCGCCGCCCTTGTCGCAGACCGGGCAGTCCAGCGGGTGGTTGATCAGGAGCAGCTCGAGAGTGCCCTCCTGCGCCTTCTTGGCCACCGGGCTGGTGAGCTGGGTCTGCACCACCATGCCCTCGGTCACCGTCGTCGTGCAGGCGGTCAGCGGCTTGCGCTGGCCCTCCACCTCCACGATGCACTGCCGGCAGGCACCGACCGGGTCGAGCAGCGGGTGGTCGCAGAAGCGCGGGATCTGGATGCCCAGCAGCTCGGCAGCGCGGATGACCAGCGTGCCCTTGGGAACCGCGACCTCGAAGCCGTCGATGGTGAGGGTGACCAGGTCGGTGGGCACCACGTCGGTGGTGCCGGGCGAGGTGACGGTCATGCGGGCATCCCTGCGGTGTCCATGGCGAACACGGTGCTGGCGTGCGGGTCGAACGGGCAGCCCGCGTCGGTGATGTGGGCGAGGAACTCCTCGCGGAAGTACTGCACGCCGGACACGATCGGGCTGGTCGCCCCGTCCCCGAGCGCGCAGAACGACCGGCCGAAGATGTTGTCGCAGGTGTCCAGGAGCGTCGCGATGTCGGCCTCGGTGCCGGTTCCGGCCTCGAGCCGCTGCAGGATCTGCACCATCCAGTAGGTGCCCTCCCGGCACGGTGTGCACTTCCCGCACGACTCGTGCGCGTAGAACTCGGTCCACCGAAGGATGGCGCGCACGACGCACGTCGTCTCGTCGAAGCACTGCAGCGCCTTGGTGCCGAGCATCGAGCCGGCGGCGGCGACGCCCTCGTAGTCGAGCGGGACGTCGAGGTGCTCGGCGGTGAGCAGTGGCGTGGAGGACCCGCCGGGGGTCCAGAACTTCAGCGTGTGGCCCTCGCGCATACCCCCCGACAGATCGAGCAGCTGGCGCAGGGTGATGCCCAGCGGGGCTTCGTACTGCCCCGGGCTCTGCACGTGCCCGGACAGAGAGTAGAGCGTGAAGCCCTTGCTCTTCTCGGTGCCCATGCTCGAGAACCACTCCGCGCCGCCGAGCACGATGCTCGGCACCGACGCGATGGACTCGACGTTGTTGACGACCGTCGGGCTGGCGTAGAGACCGTGCGTGGCCGGGAACGGCGGGCGCAGCCGGGGCTGGCCGCGGTAGCCCTCGAGCGAGTCGAGCAGCGCCGTCTCCTCGCCGCAGATGTAGGCGCCGGAGCCGGCGTGCACGACCACGTCGAGGTCGAAGCCGGTACCGCCGATGTCCCTGCCGAGATGGCCGGCGGTGTAGGCGTCGGCGACCGCCTGCTGCAGGCGGCGCAGGACGTGGACCACCTCGCCACGGACGTAGATGACCGCGAAGCCGGCCCGGATGGCGTAGGACGTGATGGCCACGCCCTCGACCAGCGCGTGCGGGTTCGCCATCAGGAACGGGATGTCCTTGCAGGTGCCGGGTTCGCTCTCGTCGGCGTTGACGACGAGGTAATGCGGCTTGGCCGCCTGACCCTCCGTGCCTTGCGGGATGAAGCCCCACTTCATGCCGGTCGGGAAGCCGGCGCCGCCGCGACCCCGCAGGCCGGACTCCTTGACCAGCGCGATGACCGCGTCGGGCTCCATCGCCAGCGCCTTGCGCAGCGCGGTGTAGCCGTCGTGCCGGGTGTAGCCGTCGATCGTGAAGCAGTCCGCTTCGTCCCAGTGGCGGGACAGGACGGGAGTGAAGACCATCAGGCGTCCTTGCTCTGCGACGCCGCGGCGGCGCTGTCGGGGTAGGCCGGTGCCGCGTCACCGCGCGCCCTGGCCAGCTCGAGGCCGACCAGGGTCGCCGGCCCGGCCTGCACGCCCTCGTGGGCGCGGCCGTCCGGGAAGCCGGCCAGCACCCGCGAAGCCTGCTTGAAGGTGCACAGGCTGTCCGGCCCACGGGTCGGCGCCGGCGGACTGCCGTCGCGGCAGGCGTCGACCAGCTCGCGCGCCGAGGACGGTGTCTGGTTGTCGTAGAACTCCCAGTTGACCATCATCACCGGCGCGTAGTCACAGGCCGCGTTGCACTCGATGTGCTCCAGGCTGATCCGGCCGTCCTCGGTGGTCTCGTTGTGGCCGATGCCGAGGTGCTCCTTGAGCCCGTCGAGGATCACGTCGCCGCCGAGCACCGCGCACAGGGTGTTCGTGCAGACACCGACGTGGTAGTCCCCCGCCGGCTTGCGGCGGTACATCGTGTAAAAGGTCGCCACCGCACCGACCTCGGCCTTGGTCAGCCCCAGCTCCTCCGCGCACAGCGCGATGCCCTCGGGGCTGACGTAGCCCTGCTCGGACTGCACCAGGTGCAGCATCGGCAGCAGCGCCGAGCGGGACTGCGGATACCGCGCGATGATCTCGCGCGCCTCGAGCCGGGTCTGCTCGGACAGCACGGACGGGCCGTCTCCTTCTGCGACCGTCATCGGTCGACACCTCCCATGACAGGGTCGATCGAGGCCACCGCGGCGATGGCGTCCGACAGCATGCCGCCCTCACACATCGCTGCGGTCGCCTGCAGGTTCGTGAACGACGGGTCGCGGACGTGGACGCGGTACGGCCGGGTGCCGCCGTCGCTCACCACGTGCATGCCGAGCTCCCCGCGGGGCGACTCGACGGCGGTGTAGACCTGGCCCGGCGGGACCCGGAAGCCCTCGGTCACCAGCTTGAAGTGGTGGATGAGCGCCTCCATCGAGGTACCCATGATCTTCTTCACGTGGTCGAGCGACTGGCCGAGGCCGTCGCTCCCGAGCGCCAGCTGCGCCGGCCAGGCGATCTTGGTGTCCGCCACCATGACCGGGCCCGGCTCGAGCTTGTCGAGTGCCTGTTCGATGATCTTCAACGATTCGTACATCTCCTGCTTGCGGACCAGGAAGCGGCCCCAGCAGTCGGCGTCGGTGTGCGTGGCGACGTCGAACTCGTAGTCCTCGTAGCCGCAGTACGGGTCGGTCTTGCGCAGGTCCCAGGCCAGGCCGGCCGAGCGCAGGATCGGGCCGGTGACGCCGAGCGCCAGGCAGCCCTGCACGTCCAGGTGGGCGATCTTCTGCGTGCGGGCCCGCCAGATGGGATTGCCGGTGAGCATCTTGTCGATGCCCGCGAAGCGCCCGGGCAGGATCGTGAGCAGCTCGCGGATCTTCTCGACGGCGCCGGGCGGCAGGTCCTGGGCCAGCCCGCCGGGCCGCACGTACGCATGGTTCATCCGCAGGCCGGTGATCATCTCGAGTACGTCGAGGACCAGCTCGCGCTCGCGGAAGGCGTTGGTCATGGCGGTCAGCGCGCCCAGCTCGAGCCCCCCGGTCGCGAAGGCGACGAGGTGGCTGGCGATGCGGTTGAGCTCCATGCACAGCACGCGGATCGTGGTCGCGCGCGGCGGCGCCTCGATACCGAGCAGCTTCTCGACGGCCAGGCTGTAGGCCGTCTCGTTGAAGATCGGCGCGAGGTAGTCCATCCGGGTCACGAAGGTGACGCCCTGCACCCAGTTGCGGTACTCGAGGTTCTTCTCGATCCCGGTGTGCAGGTAGCCGATGACGGTGCGGGCGCTGGTGACGGTCTCACCCTCGAGCTCCATCACCAGACGCAGCACGCCGTGCGTGGACGGGTGCTGCGGGCCCATGTTGACGACGATCCGCTCGTCCTCGACGCCGGCGCCGAGCACGCTGTCCCAGTCGCCGCCGGTGACCGTGTAGACGGTGCCCTCGGTGGTCTCCCGGGCGCTGGCGGCGTACGGGTCGGCGCCTGGCGCCTCGGTGGTGGTGTCGTCGTAGGTGGTCACGCGTAGGACCTCCGCTCGTCCGGCGGCGGGATCTGCGCGCCCTTGTACTCCACCGGCACGCCCCCCAGCGGGTAGTCCTTGCGCTGCGGGAAGCCCGACCAGTCATCGGGCATGAGGATCCGGGTCAACGCCGGGTGGCCGTCGAACTGCACACCGAACATGTCCCACGTCTCGCGCTCGTGGAAGTCGGCGGTCGGATAGACCCCGGTGACGCTGGCGACGTGCGGGGCAGCCCCGGACACGGCGGTCTCGAGCCGCAGCCGCCGCCGGTAGGTCATCGACAGCAGGTGGTAGACGACCGCGAAGCGCTCCGGCCGGGTCGGGTAGTCGACGCCGGAGACGCCGAGCAGCAGCTCGTAGCGGTGCTCCTGGTCGTCGCGCAGGTGCTGGCAGAGGTCAGCGACCTTGTCCGGCCGCACGTGCAGCGTCAGCTCACCCCGGTCCGCCACCACCCGGGTGACGGACTCGCCGTAGCCGGGAAAGGCCTCCTCGAGCGCGTCGACGGCCTCGTCGAACCAGCCGCCGAACGGCCGCGGCGAGGAGGCGTCGGTCGAGGTGCGGCGGACCAGGCCGCCGAAGCCGCTGGTGTCGCCGCCGGCGCTCGCGCCGAACATGTCGCTGCCCGCGCGGGCCGCCGTGCCGGTGGGGGCGACGGCCGATCCGGTCCCCTCGACCGCGCCGGGTCGTGGGCCGGAGCCGGTCACCCGCTCCGGACTGGTGCCGCCGCTCATCGCATGAGCTCCGTGTGCAGCGCCGTGCGGTGGTCCTTCTTGCCCTCGGGGGTGTAGCGCTCGCTGCTCGCCACCAGCTCGCGCGGCGCGTAACCCGGCAGCTCGCGGCGGCGCGAGTTGCTGCCGAGCGGCTCGTCCATGATCTTGTCGTGCAGCTTGAGGATCGCGTCGAGCAGCATCTCGGGACGGGGCGGGCACCCCGGGAGGTACATGTCGACCGGCACGATGTGGTCCACGCCCTGGACGATGGCGTAGTTGTTGAACATCCCGCCGCTGCTGGAGCAGACACCCATCGCGATGACCCACTTGGGCTCGGGCATCTGGTCGTAGATCTGCCGCACGACGGGCGCCATCTTCTGACTCACCCGGCCGGCGACGATCATCAGGTCGGCC contains these protein-coding regions:
- the nuoE gene encoding NADH-quinone oxidoreductase subunit NuoE codes for the protein MTVAEGDGPSVLSEQTRLEAREIIARYPQSRSALLPMLHLVQSEQGYVSPEGIALCAEELGLTKAEVGAVATFYTMYRRKPAGDYHVGVCTNTLCAVLGGDVILDGLKEHLGIGHNETTEDGRISLEHIECNAACDYAPVMMVNWEFYDNQTPSSARELVDACRDGSPPAPTRGPDSLCTFKQASRVLAGFPDGRAHEGVQAGPATLVGLELARARGDAAPAYPDSAAAASQSKDA
- a CDS encoding NADH-quinone oxidoreductase subunit B family protein, with the protein product MGLEEKIPSGIVLTSVEKVVNWSRKSSMWPATFGLACCAIEMMATGAGRYDLARFGMEVFRASPRQADLMIVAGRVSQKMAPVVRQIYDQMPEPKWVIAMGVCSSSGGMFNNYAIVQGVDHIVPVDMYLPGCPPRPEMLLDAILKLHDKIMDEPLGSNSRRRELPGYAPRELVASSERYTPEGKKDHRTALHTELMR
- a CDS encoding NADH-quinone oxidoreductase subunit D, which codes for MLGAGVEDERIVVNMGPQHPSTHGVLRLVMELEGETVTSARTVIGYLHTGIEKNLEYRNWVQGVTFVTRMDYLAPIFNETAYSLAVEKLLGIEAPPRATTIRVLCMELNRIASHLVAFATGGLELGALTAMTNAFRERELVLDVLEMITGLRMNHAYVRPGGLAQDLPPGAVEKIRELLTILPGRFAGIDKMLTGNPIWRARTQKIAHLDVQGCLALGVTGPILRSAGLAWDLRKTDPYCGYEDYEFDVATHTDADCWGRFLVRKQEMYESLKIIEQALDKLEPGPVMVADTKIAWPAQLALGSDGLGQSLDHVKKIMGTSMEALIHHFKLVTEGFRVPPGQVYTAVESPRGELGMHVVSDGGTRPYRVHVRDPSFTNLQATAAMCEGGMLSDAIAAVASIDPVMGGVDR
- a CDS encoding NADH-quinone oxidoreductase subunit G; protein product: MTVTSPGTTDVVPTDLVTLTIDGFEVAVPKGTLVIRAAELLGIQIPRFCDHPLLDPVGACRQCIVEVEGQRKPLTACTTTVTEGMVVQTQLTSPVAKKAQEGTLELLLINHPLDCPVCDKGGECPLQNQTMSNGNAESRFHDVKRTFPKPIAISSQVLLDRERCVLCARCTRFSQQVAGDPFIEMFERGALQQVAIYSDQPFESYFSGNTVQICPVGALTGAAYRFRARPFDLVSTPMVCEHCASGCALRTDHRRGKVLRRLAGDDPAVNEEWNCDKGRWAFTYAQQGDRLASPLVRDYGTGQLRPASWTEALDRAAEGLRLARAENGVGVLPGGRLTVEDAYAYAKFARVVLGTNDIDSRVRPHSAEEQAFLAAHVAGRYAGQDGVLTYAELEQARTVLLAGFEPEEESPILFLRLRKAVRSTGTRVFTVAPFRSPGSIKTAARLLQTAPGGETAVLTGLVGGTDGEGQSTAAEASAALREPGAVILVGERLAATSGALSAASRLATATGARLAWIPRRAGERGAIDTGTLPGLLPGGRLVTSDGGADAADVAAVWGELPATPGRGLDGILTAARDGGLSALLVGAVDPADCPDPELALDALDAVPFLVSLELRRSAVTDRADVVLPVAAAVEKAGTYLDWEGRARPFERVLDKSGGLPDGRVLHVLADEMDVPIALPDVASARAEIARLGAAPGTATAPSYDPEPVASPQAGEAVLASWHWLLDDGSLSDGEPFLAGTARKPRLHLSAGTAADLGAADGELVTVSSDRGSLTLPLVVADLPDRVVWVPMRTPDAAVRRDLAVVPGAVVRLSVADATAGRTGGAA
- the nuoF gene encoding NADH-quinone oxidoreductase subunit NuoF, translating into MVFTPVLSRHWDEADCFTIDGYTRHDGYTALRKALAMEPDAVIALVKESGLRGRGGAGFPTGMKWGFIPQGTEGQAAKPHYLVVNADESEPGTCKDIPFLMANPHALVEGVAITSYAIRAGFAVIYVRGEVVHVLRRLQQAVADAYTAGHLGRDIGGTGFDLDVVVHAGSGAYICGEETALLDSLEGYRGQPRLRPPFPATHGLYASPTVVNNVESIASVPSIVLGGAEWFSSMGTEKSKGFTLYSLSGHVQSPGQYEAPLGITLRQLLDLSGGMREGHTLKFWTPGGSSTPLLTAEHLDVPLDYEGVAAAGSMLGTKALQCFDETTCVVRAILRWTEFYAHESCGKCTPCREGTYWMVQILQRLEAGTGTEADIATLLDTCDNIFGRSFCALGDGATSPIVSGVQYFREEFLAHITDAGCPFDPHASTVFAMDTAGMPA
- a CDS encoding NADH-quinone oxidoreductase subunit C codes for the protein MSGGTSPERVTGSGPRPGAVEGTGSAVAPTGTAARAGSDMFGASAGGDTSGFGGLVRRTSTDASSPRPFGGWFDEAVDALEEAFPGYGESVTRVVADRGELTLHVRPDKVADLCQHLRDDQEHRYELLLGVSGVDYPTRPERFAVVYHLLSMTYRRRLRLETAVSGAAPHVASVTGVYPTADFHERETWDMFGVQFDGHPALTRILMPDDWSGFPQRKDYPLGGVPVEYKGAQIPPPDERRSYA